The segment ACGAGGCCGCGGCGGCCACCCGCCCCCAGGAACCGGCGCGCCCCACCACCCCCCAGGAGCCGGCGCGATGACCACCGCACCTCACACCACAGGCGCCCCGCACCCCACCCCCGCGCCCTTCTCCCCCTCCCGCACCCTCGCCACCGCCGCCCGGGTCCTACGCCAGCTCCGCCACGACCCGCGCACCATCGCGCTGATGCTCGTCGTCCCCTGCGTGATGATCGCCCTGCTCCGCTACGTCTTCGACGCCCGCCCGGAGACGTTCAACAGCATCGGCGCCTCACTCCTCGGCATCTTCCCGATGATCACGATGTTCCTGGTGACCTCCATCGCCACCCTCCGCGAACGCACCTCCGGCACCCTGGAACGCCTGCTCGCCATGCCCCTCGGCAAGGCCGAACTCATCAGCGGCTACGCCCTCGCCTTCGGCCTGCTCGCCATCGTGCAGTCCGCCCTCGCCACCGGCCTGTCCGTATGGGTGCTCGGCCTCGACGTCACCGGCTCCCCCTGGCTGCTCCTCCTGGTGGCCGTCCTCGACGCCCTGCTGGGCACCGCCCTCGGCCTGTTCGTCTCGGCCTTCGCCGCCTCCGAATTCCAGGCCGTCCAGTTCATGCCCGCCGTTCTGATGCCCCAGCTGCTGCTCTGCGGCCTGTTCACCCCGCGCGCCACCATGCAGCCGGCCCTGGAGGCGCTCTCCGACGTCCTCCCGATGTCCTACGCCGTCGACGGCATGAACGAGGTCCTCCAGCATTCCGACATCACCGGCGACTTCATCCGCGACGCGGCCGTCGTCACCGGCTGCGCCCTCCTCGTCCTCGCCCTCGGCGCCGCCACCCTCCGCCGCCGCACGGCGTGACGCACGCGCCGCCGCTGCGGGGCAGCCGACCCCCGAGCGGCACCCCCACGGTGCGAGGATGGCCGCAAACGCCCAGCGCAGCGGAAAGGTGAACCCGCACGATGACCCAGAAGGTCGCAGTACTCGGCACCGGAAAAATCGGCGAAGCCCTGCTCAGCGGAATGATCCGGGGCGGCTGGGCACCCTCCGACCTGCTGGTCACCGCCCGCCGCCCGGAACGCGCCGCCCAGCTCCATGAGCGCTACGGCGTCGAAGCGGTCAGCAACGCCGAGGCCGCCAAGTCCGCCGACACCCTCATCCTCACCGTCAAGCCCCAGGACATGGGCACCCTCCTGACGGAGCTGGCCCCGCACGTCCCCGCCGACCGCCTGGTCATCAGCGGCGCCGCCGGCATCCCCACCTCCTACTTCGAGGAGCGCCTGGCCGCCGGCACCCCGGTCGTCCGGGTCATGACGAACACCCCCGCCCTCGTCGACGAGGCGATGTCCGTCATCTCCGCCGGCACCCACGCCACCGGCGCCCACCTCACCCGCGCCGAGGAGATCTTCTCCGGAGTCGGCAAGACCCTCCGCGTCCCGGAGTCCCAGCAGGACGCCTGCACCGCGCTCTCCGGCTCCGGCCCGGCCTACTTCTACTTCCTCGTCGAGGCCATGACCGACGCCGGCATCCTCCTCGGCCTGCCCCGCGACAAGGCCCACGACCTCATCGTGCAGGCCGCCATCGGCGCCGCCGTGATGCTCCGCGACAGCGGCGAACACCCCGTCAAGCTCCGCGAGAACGTCACCTCCCCGGCCGGCACCACCATCAACGCCATCCGCGAACTGGAGAACCACGGCGTACGCGCCGCCCTCATCGCCGCCCTGGAGGCCGCCCGCGACCGCAGCCGCGAACTGGCCTCCGGCAGCGGCTGACCCACGACCGCCCCGGGGGCGCGGCGACCACCGCGCCCCCGGCCGGCCCGGCACCTCACCCCGCGGGCAGCAGCCCCACCGCCTCGAACGCCGCATCCACCCGCGGCCTGGCGAGCGCACGCGCCCGCTCCGCACCGCGCCGCAGCACACCATCCACATACGACGGATCGGCGGCCAGCTCCGCATGCCGCTCCCGCACCGGCCGCAACGTCTCCACCACGGCCTCCGCCACATCCTTCTTCAGCGCACCGTACGAGTCGTACTCCCCGGCCAGCTGCTCCGGATCACCCCCGGTGCACGCCGCCAGCACATTCAGCAGATTCGCCACCCCCGGCCGCTGCTGCGGGTCGTACACGACATCCCGCTCCGCATCCGTCACCGCCCGAAGCACCTTCTTCCGCACCACCTCCGGCTCATCCAGCAACGAGATGACCCCCGCCGTCCGGGCATGCGACTTCCCCATCTTCGACGTCGGCTCCTGGAGATCCATCACCCGCGCCGCCACCGCCGGAAGCGTCGTCCTCGGCACCACGAACGTCGCCCCGTAGCGCTGGTTGAACCGCTCCGCCAGGTCCCGCGTCAGCTCCACATGCTGAGCCTGGTCCTCCCCGACCGGCACCTCATGCGTCCCGTACGCCAGGATGTCCGCCGCCATCAGCGCCGGATACGTCAGCAACGACAGCCGCACACTCCCCCCGCGCGCCTGCTGCGCCGCGGCCTTCTCCTTGTACTGGATCATGCGCCGCATCTCCCCGTCGGAGGCCGTGCACTCCATCAGATACGACAGCCGCAGATGCTCAGCCACATGACTCTGCACGAACACCGTGCACAGCTCCGGATCCAGCCCCGAGGCCAGCAGCAGCGTCGCCGCCTGCCGGCTGAGCCGCCGCACCCGCGCCGGATCGTGCTCCACGGTCAGCGCATGCAGATCCACCACACAGAACAGCGCCTCCGCCCGGTGCTGGTCCTCTTCCGCCCACCGCCGGACCGCCCCGAGGTAGTTCCCCAGCGTCAGATGCCCCGTCGGCTGCACCCCACTGAAGATCCGCGTCCGCCCGCTCGTCGTCATCGCCATCTCGTCCGTCCTTCTCTCCGCACTGCCCAAGGAGTGCGCGTCGGGACCGCCGACCTCACCGGCCGGCTACGAGGGAGATACGCAAACGGCCGCCGAAGCGGCGGCCGTGGTCATGCATGCGCTGTGGTCGGCCGCCGTCAGGCGAGCCACCACTGCTGTACGAGCGCATGCGTAGTCATGACCCTCAAAGTACTCCCCACAACCCGCCCTCGTGCGGGTTTGAACAACCCCAACCCCTCGTGTAGTGTCCTCCGAGTTGCCACGGAGCCGACAGGCCCGGGGCAGCCATCCCGCCGCTTCGCGGCACACCACTACTGCACGGCCCCTCAACGGGAATAATTTCGCATGCCGAAATTCGAAACCGCGACGTGATTATGCGTCAACGAGGAATTCCGCTAAAGTAGTGATCACGCCGAAAGGCACGGCAACGCAAATTGCCGGACCACGGCGTAACCCCCTCCGACGGGGATTCGGAAACGAATTCGGACCGGCAACGGACCGAAAATCGGATCTGATAGAGTCGGAAAGGCCGGAAAGCGAAAGCCAAACGGCCGGGCCCGCTCCAACAGGGCGCCGGAGACGGAAACGGATCTGGTAAGGTTGGAAACGCGAAGAAGCCGAAAGGCGGAAACGCACCGGCGAAAATCGGGCCCGCAAGGATCTGATAGAGTCGGAAACGCAAGACCGAAGGGAAGCGCCCGGAGAGCCCGGTACTGAGTCAAATCAGAACCGATAAGGCACAAAGGAAGCGTCCGTTCCTTGAGAACTCAACAGCGTGCCAAAAGTCAACGCCAGATATGTTGATACCCCGTCCACCGGAAACACTTCCGGAGGATGAGGTTCCTTTGAAAAGTCCATCCCGCCCATGTGGTGCGGATGGCACACACAGCGAGGACGCTGTGAACGACCGGACCTATTCCGTCTGGTCGTTCCGCTCTCGTGTGTGTTTCACCCGATTACGGGTAAACATTCACGGAGAGTTTGATCCTGGCTCAGGACGAACGCTGGCGGCGTGCTTAACACATGCAAGTCGAACGATGAACCTCCTTCGGGAGGGGATTAGTGGCGAACGGGTGAGTAACACGTGGGCAATCTGCCCTTCACTCTGGGACAAGCCCTGGAAACGGGGTCTAATACCGGATACGACTACCGACCGCATGGTCTGGTGGTGGAAAGCTCCGGCGGTGAAGGATGAGCCCGCGGCCTATCAGCTTGTTGGTGGGGTGATGGCCTACCAAGGCGACGACGGGTAGCCGGCCTGAGAGGGCGACCGGCCACACTGGGACTGAGACACGGCCCAGACTCCTACGGGAGGCAGCAGTGGGGAATATTGCACAATGGGCGAAAGCCTGATGCAGCGACGCCGCGTGAGGGATGACGGCCTTCGGGTTGTAAACCTCTTTCAGCAGGGAAGAAGCGAGAGTGACGGTACCTGCAGAAGAAGCGCCGGCTAACTACGTGCCAGCAGCCGCGGTAATACGTAGGGCGCAAGCGTTGTCCGGAATTATTGGGCGTAAAGAGCTCGTAGGCGGCTTGTCACGTCGGATGTGAAAGCCCGGGGCTTAACCCCGGGTCTGCATTCGATACGGGCAGGCTAGAGTTCGGTAGGGGAGATCGGAATTCCTGGTGTAGCGGTGAAATGCGCAGATATCAGGAGGAACACCGGTGGCGAAGGCGGATCTCTGGGCCGATACTGACGCTGAGGAGCGAAAGCGTGGGGAGCGAACAGGATTAGATACCCTGGTAGTCCACGCCGTAAACGTTGGGAACTAGGTGTGGGCGACATTCCACGTCGTCCGTGCCGCAGCTAACGCATTAAGTTCCCCGCCTGGGGAGTACGGCCGCAAGGCTAAAACTCAAAGGAATTGACGGGGGCCCGCACAAGCAGCGGAGCATGTGGCTTAATTCGACGCAACGCGAAGAACCTTACCAAGGCTTGACATACACCGGAAACGTCTGGAGACAGGCGCCCCCTTGTGGTCGGTGTACAGGTGGTGCATGGCTGTCGTCAGCTCGTGTCGTGAGATGTTGGGTTAAGTCCCGCAACGAGCGCAACCCTTGTTCTGTGTTGCCAGCATGCCCTTCGGGGTGATGGGGACTCACAGGAGACTGCCGGGGTCAACTCGGAGGAAGGTGGGGACGACGTCAAGTCATCATGCCCCTTATGTCTTGGGCTGCACACGTGCTACAATGGCCGGTACAATGAGCTGCGATACCGCGAGGTGGAGCGAATCTCAAAAAGCCGGTCTCAGTTCGGATTGGGGTCTGCAACTCGACCCCATGAAGTCGGAGTTGCTAGTAATCGCAGATCAGCATTGCTGCGGTGAATACGTTCCCGGGCCTTGTACACACCGCCCGTCACGTCACGAAAGTCGGTAACACCCGAAGCCGGTGGCCCAACCCCTTGTGGGAGGGAATCGTCGAAGGTGGGACTGGCGATTGGGACGAAGTCGTAACAAGGTAGCCGTACCGGAAGGTGCGGCTGGATCACCTCCTTTCTAAGGAGCACTTCTTACCGACCTCTGGTTGGTCAGAGGCCAGTACATCAGCGAATGTCTGATGCTGGTTGCTCATGGGTGGAACGTTGACTATTCGGCACACTTGATTGGTTGTCACTAGTACTGCTTCGGCGTGGAACGTGGGGACGAGTGAAGTGGGTCGGGCACGTTGTTGGGTATCTGAGGGTACGGACCGTTGAGTCTGGACCTTCGCGATGCCGGCCCCAGTGAACTCAGCCTTCGGGTTGGGGTGGTGGGTGGCTGGTCGTTGCTTGAGAACTGCACAGTGGACGCGAGCATCTGTGGCCAAGTTTTTAAGGGCGCACGGTGGATGCCTTGGCACCAGGAACCGATGAAGGACGTGGGAGGCCACGATAGGCCCCGGGGAGCTGTCAACCAAGCTTTGATCCGGGGGTGTCCGAATGGGGAAACCCGGCAGTCGTCATGGGCTGTCACCCGCTGCTGAACACATAGGCAGTGTGGAGGGAACGCGGGGAAGTGAAACATCTCAGTACCCGCAGGAAGAGAAAACAACCGTGATTCCGGGAGTAGTGGCGAGCGAAACCGGATGAGGCCAAACCAGTCACGTGTGATACCCGGCAGGGGTTGCGTGGTTGGGGTTGTGGGATCTCTCTTCTGTTGTCTGCCGGCAACAGGACGAGTCAGAAACCGTTGATGTAGGCGAAGGACATGCGAAAGGTCCGGCGTAGAGGGTAAGACCCCCGTAGCTGAAACATTAGCGGCTCGTTTGAGAGACACCCAAGTAGCACGGGGCCCGAGAAATCCCGTGTGAATCTGGCGGGACCACCCGTTAAGCCTAAATATTCCCTGGTGACCGATAGCGGATAGTACCGTGAGGGAATGGTGAAAAGTACCGCGGGAGCGGAGTGAAATAGTACCTGAAACCGTGTGCCTACAAGCCGTGGGAGCGTCGCACAAGGAACTTGTTCCTTGTGTCGTGACTGCGTGCCTTTTGAAGAATGAGCCTGCGAGTTTGCGGTATGTTGCGAGGTTAACCCGTGTGGGGAAGCCGTAGCGAAAGCGAGTCCGAATAGGGCGTTGAGTAGCGTGCCCAAGACCCGAAGCGGAGTGATCTAGCCATGGGCAGGTTGAAGCGGAGGTAAGACTTCGTGGAGGACCGAACCCACCAGGGTTGAAAACCTGGGGGATGACCTGTGGTTAGGGGTGAAAGGCCAATCAAACTCCGTGATAGCTGGTTCTCCCCGAAATGCATTTAGGTGCAGCGTCGTGTGTTTCTTGCCGGAGGTAGAGCACTGGATAGGCGATGGGCCCTACCGGGTTACTGACCTTAGCCAAACTCCGAATGCCGGTAAGTGAGAGCGCGGCAGTGAGACTGTGGGGGATAAGCTCCATGGTCGAGAGGGAAACAGCCCAGAGCATCGACTAAGGCCCCTAAGCGTGTGCTAAGTGGGAAAGGATGTGGAGTCGCAGAGACAACCAGGAGGTTGGCTTAGAAGCAGCCATCCTTGAAAGAGTGCGTAATAGCTCACTGGTCAAGTGATTCCGCGCCGACAATGTAGCGGGGCTCAAGCACACCGCCGAAGTCATGTCATTGCAGCAATACTCCCAACGGAGGCTGTGATGGGTAGGGGAGCGTCGTGTGCCGGGTGAAGCAGCCGTGGAAACGAGTTGTGGACGGTTCACGAGTGAGAATGCAGGCATGAGTAGCGATACACACGTGGGAAACGTGTGCGCCGATTGACTAAGGGTTCCTGGGTCAAGCTGATCTGCCCAGGGTAAGTCGGGACCTAAGGCGAGGCCGACAGGCGTAGTCGATGGACAACCGGTTGATATTCCGGTACCCGCTTTGAAACGCCCAATATCGAATCCATTAATGCTAAGGCCGTGAAGCCGGCCTGGAGTCTTCGGACAAAGGGACGTGGTGGAGCCGCCGATCCAAGGTGGTAGTAGGTAAGCGATGGGGTGACGCAGGAAGGTAGTCCAGCCCGGGCGGTGGTTGTCCCGGGGTAAGGGTGTAGGCCGTGTGGTAGGTAAATCCGTCACACGTTAAGGCTGAGACCTGATGCCGAGCCGATTGTGGTGAAGTGGATGATCCTATGCTGTCGAGAAAAGCCTCTAGCGAGTTTCATGGCGGCCCGTACCCTAAACCGACTCAGGTGGTCAGGTAGAGAATACCGAGGCGTTCGGGTGAACTATGGTTAAGGAACTCGGCAAAATGCCCCCGTAACTTCGGGAGAAGGGGGGCCATTGCTGGTGATGAGTTTTGCACTCTGAGCTGGTGGTGGCCGCAGAGACCAGCGAGAAGCGACTGTTTACTAAAAACACAGGTCCGTGCGAAGCCGTAAGGCGATGTATACGGACTGACGCCTGCCCGGTGCTGGAACGTTAAGGGGACCGGTTAGTCACATTTCGGTGTGGCGAAGCTGAGAACTTAAGCGCCAGTAAACGGCGGTGGTAACTATAACCATCCTAAGGTAGCGAAATTCCTTGTCGGGTAAGTTCCGACCTGCACGAATGGCGTAACGACTTCTCGACTGTCTCAACCATAGGCCCGGTGAAATTGCATTACGAGTAAAGATGCTCGTTTCGCGCAGCAGGACGGAAAGACCCCGGGACCTTTACTATAGCTTGATATTGGTGTTCGGTTCGGCTTGTGTAGGATAGGTGGGAGACTTTGAAGCGGCCACGCCAGTGGTTGTGGAGTCATTGTTGAAATACCACTCTGGTCGTGCTGGATGTCTAACCTGGGTCCGTGATCCGGATCAGGGACAGTGTCTGGTGGGTAGTTTAACTGGGGCGGTTGCCTCCTAAAGAGTAACGGAGGCGCCCAAAGGTTCCCTCAGCCTGGTTGGCAATCAGGTGTTGAGTGTAAGTGCACAAGGGAGCTTGACTGTGAGACTGACGGGTCGAGCAGGTACGAAAGTAGGGACTAGTGATCCGGCGGTGGCTTGTGGAAGCGCCGTCGCTCAACGGATAAAAGGTACCCCGGGGATAACAGGCTGATCTTCCCCAAGAGTCCATATCGACGGGATGGTTTGGCACCTCGATGTCGGCTCGTCGCATCCTGGGGCTGGAGTCGGTCCCAAGGGTTGGGCTGTTCGCCCATTAAAGCGGTACGCGAGCTGGGTTTAGAACGTCGTGAGACAGTTCGGTCCCTATCCGCTGTGCGCGTAGGAGTATTGAGAAGGGCTGTCCCTAGTACGAGAGGACCGGGACGGACGAACCTCTGGTGTGCCAGTTGTCCTGCCAAGGGCATGGCTGGTTGGCTACGTTCGGAAAGGATAACCGCTGAAAGCATCTAAGCGGGAAGCCTGCTTCGAGATGAGTACTCCCACCCCCTTTGAGGGGTTAAGGCTCCCAGTAGACGACTGGGTTGATAGGCCAGATATGGAAGCCCGGTAACGGGTGGAGTTGACTGGTACTAATAGGCCGAGGGCTTGTCCTCAGTTGCTCGCGTCCACTGTGTAGGTTCTGAAGTAACGACCTGTGTCATGTCCGGGTTGATATCTTCATAGTGTTTCGGTGGTCATTGCGTTAGGGAAACGCCCGGTTACATTCCGAACCCGGAAGCTAAGCCTTTCAGCGCCGATGGTACTGCAGGGGGGACCCTGTGGGAGAGTAGGACGCCGCCGAACAATTTTTGTTAAAGCCCCTCGGGAACGAAAGTTCCCGGGGGCTTTTTCGCGTTTCCGGGCAGAAATGGGCCCGCTGTCCGGCACGGTCGCTGGGATGCTGAGCGGCATGGGATATGTGATCAGGCCGGTGAAGGCGGGCGAGTGGGAACGGCTGAAGGAGCTGCGGCTGGCGGCGCTGGCCGATCCTGTGGCCCGGGTGGCGTTCAACGAGACCTTCGAGGAGGCCGTGGGCCGGCCCGATGAGCTCTGGCGGCAGCGGGCGGCGCGGAGTGCCGAGGGGCAGTCGGTCGTGACGTTCATCGGGGAGGCCGCGGAAGGGAGTTGGGGCGGCATGGTGGTGGCTCTCGTCGAGACGGACGAGGAGGCGCCGCAGACGCATGTGGCCGGGGTGTATGTGCGGCCCGAGCACCGGGGGACGGGGCTGGCAGGGGAGTTGCTGCGGGCGGCGATCGCGTGGTCGTGGGGCCTGGCCGAGCCGGTGGTCGAGCGCGTACGGCTGTGGGTGCACGAGGAGAACGCGCGGGCCGAGGCGTTCTACCGGGGGCTGGGGTTCTCGGCGACGGGGCGGACCATGGCCGATCCGAAGGACTCCGCGGCGAGCGAGCGGGAGATGGCGCTGCGGCGGGGGTAAGCGCGTGGGGCCCGGCGTCAGATCCGTAGGGAGTGGTGGGGCCAGCGGGCGCGGGCCTGTTCCTGGGAGCGCATGGTGGCCAGGGTCAGCAGGCCGCGTGTGCGGCCCGTTTCGAGGAGGCCGGGGAGGGCGGGCAGCGGGGCGAGGGCCGCGATGTCGTCCAGGACGAGGGTGAGTGGTGGGTCGAGCCGACCGTCAGATGACCGTTCGGCCATGCGGCGGCCGTGCTCGACCACGCTCGAGAGGAGTGCGGTGAGCAGTGGCATCGCACCCGGGTCGGTACGCGGATCCTCGATGGGCTCGCCTACCACGTAAAGCGTTCCCCCTTCGTCGAGAAATGATTCGAGCAGAACCGAATCTGCTCGAAGCGGGGTGCAGGCGTC is part of the Streptomyces platensis genome and harbors:
- a CDS encoding ABC transporter permease, with translation MTTAPHTTGAPHPTPAPFSPSRTLATAARVLRQLRHDPRTIALMLVVPCVMIALLRYVFDARPETFNSIGASLLGIFPMITMFLVTSIATLRERTSGTLERLLAMPLGKAELISGYALAFGLLAIVQSALATGLSVWVLGLDVTGSPWLLLLVAVLDALLGTALGLFVSAFAASEFQAVQFMPAVLMPQLLLCGLFTPRATMQPALEALSDVLPMSYAVDGMNEVLQHSDITGDFIRDAAVVTGCALLVLALGAATLRRRTA
- the proC gene encoding pyrroline-5-carboxylate reductase, with amino-acid sequence MTQKVAVLGTGKIGEALLSGMIRGGWAPSDLLVTARRPERAAQLHERYGVEAVSNAEAAKSADTLILTVKPQDMGTLLTELAPHVPADRLVISGAAGIPTSYFEERLAAGTPVVRVMTNTPALVDEAMSVISAGTHATGAHLTRAEEIFSGVGKTLRVPESQQDACTALSGSGPAYFYFLVEAMTDAGILLGLPRDKAHDLIVQAAIGAAVMLRDSGEHPVKLRENVTSPAGTTINAIRELENHGVRAALIAALEAARDRSRELASGSG
- the trpS gene encoding tryptophan--tRNA ligase; this encodes MAMTTSGRTRIFSGVQPTGHLTLGNYLGAVRRWAEEDQHRAEALFCVVDLHALTVEHDPARVRRLSRQAATLLLASGLDPELCTVFVQSHVAEHLRLSYLMECTASDGEMRRMIQYKEKAAAQQARGGSVRLSLLTYPALMAADILAYGTHEVPVGEDQAQHVELTRDLAERFNQRYGATFVVPRTTLPAVAARVMDLQEPTSKMGKSHARTAGVISLLDEPEVVRKKVLRAVTDAERDVVYDPQQRPGVANLLNVLAACTGGDPEQLAGEYDSYGALKKDVAEAVVETLRPVRERHAELAADPSYVDGVLRRGAERARALARPRVDAAFEAVGLLPAG
- a CDS encoding GNAT family N-acetyltransferase; amino-acid sequence: MLSGMGYVIRPVKAGEWERLKELRLAALADPVARVAFNETFEEAVGRPDELWRQRAARSAEGQSVVTFIGEAAEGSWGGMVVALVETDEEAPQTHVAGVYVRPEHRGTGLAGELLRAAIAWSWGLAEPVVERVRLWVHEENARAEAFYRGLGFSATGRTMADPKDSAASEREMALRRG